In the genome of Candidatus Bathyarchaeia archaeon, the window TTGAACTTTTAATGGTCCTCATAAACTCCTCAATTTCCCTCTTATATCTGAGCAAAAAGCTCATAGTTCTCTCCAAACCCATGTATTCAAGTATGAGTCTCTGGTAAGGCGACCTTGGAAAGAAATATGAAACCATTCCCTGACCCTTAAGGTTCCTCTCCATCCGACCGTAAATTTCCCGGTCAAACTCTACTTTAACGCGCTCTAAAACATACTCCATGATCTTTAAATCCTCTAAGTTTTTAATGGGGTATTCTACTATTCTTGACGTTAACTTTAGGTCATCCATGATCTGCATCTGTCTCAATATGCCTTTAGGAGTCTTTAACTCGGTTACGACAACATTATCTTTAGTAAACCTGTTGACTTCAACGTCATCAGCGTAGGAGACTTTGACGAAGCTTTCAGTGAAGTAACCAGAATAACACCTCCAACTAGCGTTCCACTCCAAGCATACATCAAGTAAACTCATACTCATGTACTCGATTGGCAGGGTATTCTTGGCGCGATTATAATAATACCAGAACTCATGCCTAATGTTCCATGGAACTTTCTCGCTTCCCTTCCCTTCAAATACGGCGAGAATCCTTTCATAGGGGGTTTTATCGGTCGCCATAAAGATCACCATTATTGGGAAACATATTCTTATTTAAGGATTAATAAGAATATAGCATCAAATATCCTTAAAACCTTGAAGAATCCGGAGAGAGCAAAATGGATAAGATTGAAAGAGTTTATAGGGCTCTAGATATCGAAGAGCCGGATAAAGTGCCGAAGGGAGAGCTTCAAATACATGATGAACTCGTATCTGCTTTATTAGGCGAAACAATAACAGATTGGTTTAAAGCCCATGTTAAAGTTAGAAAATTATTAAACATGGACCTAGTGAATATCGGTCTCGATGGCGGTCCCAAGACTGAAGTAGTTGGTAGAACAAGAGAGGGCTATCCCATATACAGGGATTATTTTGGTAACGAGTGGGTTGAAAGCGGAAAAACCAAAGCGTACTTAAAGTACGCATTAAGCGAACCAGAAGATTTTAGGGATTTTAGGATGCCGCCTATCTCGCTATATAATGCTGGCAGCGTTGAGAAATGGTCTAGAGAGACTGATCTCTGCGTCTTTGCGCAGGTCGGTGGAGCATTTGATTCAGTGTATCCTTTAATGGGTTTAACCGGCTACATAAAGGCGCTTTATCAATATCCGCATCTGCTCAAGAAGGTTATTGAGGAAGTTCACAGATTTGAGCTAGAAAGCATAAAGCTATTTGCCGAAGCTGGAGCGCACGTGATACTTGTGGGCGACGACCTAGCTTATGATAAAGGTCCATTCATATCGATAAAGCATCTTGAAGAATTCGTCTTCCCCTACATAGCTCAAGAAGTCGACTTAATACATAGTTTAGGTTTACCAGCAGTCTTTCACTGCGATGGAAACGTAACCCCTCTAATAGGGTACGTCATTAAATCCGGTTTTGATGGGATTCAAAGTTTACAGCCAAATGCGGGCGTAGACATAATATCCATCAAGAGAGAATGGGGCGACAAAATATGTTTAATGGGCAACTTAGATTTAGATTATTTGTTACCGTTAGGGACGCCTAAAGAAGTTGAAGATGAAGTAAAAAGACTTATAAGAAACGTGGCTCCGGGAGGGGGCTACATACTTAGTACAACGAACGTGTTAACAAGATACGTGCCGCCTGAAAATGCTCTAGTAATGTATAAAGCGGCGGAAAAATATGGGAAATACCCTATAAGGGCGTAATAACCGTTAAACCTAACCAAACATTCATCTAAATATTTTCAAGTCTAAACGCATAGAAGATAGCTTATGGAGGCCGCCGCCGTGACTTTAATAGAAAGTTAAAGGACAGAGCATCCGCGTGATACTTAAGTATCAACAATCATATCAGCGCTGGGGAATATTTTTTCTTATTGGGGAAGTAGAATTGGATGAAGTATTTACTGGAATGGTTTTCTTGAGTTACTTATTGTTCCCTCGTCACTCCACAGCAATACGTTGTCGCCTATGGTTGTGCCTATCCATCTCCATGTAACACTGTAGCTAGAAGTGTATTCTTTATTAACGCCTGGATAGGAAAGACCGCCAACGCCGAACAGTGTGTTTTCTATCCAAGTGATTACTGCCGTGTCTCCTCGGAGTGAGTAGCCTGGAAGATAGCGCCATTGGTTATCATAATAGTAGGCTGTGTTTGAGATAGTTACCCGCCAGTCTAACCCTGTAATGGCTTGATTGCTTTCCACACCAAACTGAAAATGCCTAACATGACACACTCTTTGTCCAAGCGACACCGACCTCGACCCCACTAGGAAACCGCTATCCCAAGCTTCATGCCAACATGCGTAGATTGTGGGGGCATCATTATCATATTGAGCCCATGAGTTGTATGCGTAAAGCCTATAAAGTATAACGTAAGAGTCGCTGAGGTAATCCACTCTCCCAAAGAATACTATGGAATTACCGCTCCCAACATTAGGCGCTAGATAATAATATATGAGCTGACTGCCGAAATATGTTTGAGGCGCCCATGTAACACTATTATTCTTAAAGAGTGCTGCGCCGTTTTGATAAATCCATCCGCTCGGCGTTGTTCCACTAGAGACGCCAGCTACGCTGAGAACTGAGCCTAACCATGCGCTGGATGGAAGTAAGCTGGCGGGCGCTGAGTAACGGAAGGAGAATAAAGCTCGGTTAGTAGTTCTCACGCTACCACTTAAGTATCCTCCAACATAAGGCTGTTGTTGCGCTGAAGCTGGCCGCACTAATATGGTGGATAGCATTATGAATGTTAGGAGGGCGATTATACCGGAGTTTATGAGGTTAAAATTCTCCCTCCCTCTTTTCACAATCATATTGTTACGGCCTCCAAAGCAACCATATCAATTATAAAGTAGCTTAACGGGTTCTGGGCTAAAGGATCCTTTATAGCGATCCCAACGGCGCCCAGAGGAAACTTTGTTAATGGGAAGTCTTCCGGTATGCTCACGATCATCACTACCTCTACTGGCTGGTTATGCTTCACTTTAATGATGCCTGAGGGCTCGTACCTAACATACTTATTGATGAAGATTACGGTTCCATTAGGTAGCGTTACCCCTATAGCCGATCCCGATTTCCTGCCCATCCAGAGCATTGGAGCCGAATCCAAGACGACTTCAATCTCAGTGATATTCTCAAAGTAGGAAACAAAGCGTAGAATCAGCGGTATCCTTGTTTCACCACCCCTCTTAACGCCTATAAGAAGACGCGACGCCTCATCAATTTCAGAAACTTTACCAGTATACTTTTCCCTATCAAATTTAATCTCTAAATAGCCTTTAACACCATACTTTGTAGCAATCTCGGGATTACATATCTCTAGAGGCGTAAGAAAGAGTACGTATTTGACCTCTATCGATCCAGGCAGCACAATAGCAGACTCCCTTTCCCCTCCAACCTTCTCAGCCGCACCTTCAGCCATGAAGGGAGCTACTAGGGAGAGGAAGACAGCGGCAGAAATAGCTACAGCCATGAAGACAGCTGACAACAATAACTTCAGCTTCATCTCCTTAATCCCCAACTAATATCATCGCTCACTGTTATATGAATCTTCCTTACCGATGCTTAAACATTATACTCTTCTCCTTAGCGCATAGTAGCTTAGCCATGCTACGCATATGATGAATATTATGAGCGCTATTGGGTTTCCAAGCAGGCGTCTTGCAGCCTCAGCGGCAGCTTCGCTGATTCTTTTGATTAGGTTGGAGATTTCTCCAATTATTCCGCCTGTTTCTGATTCGCTTATGGTGAATGTTATGTTGGCTCCGGCTTGGGCTGTTTCTCCCTCTGGGCTTGTGGCGTGTATGGTGAATGGTATGGTGTATTTGCCTGCTGTTGCGTTTGATGGGATTGTGAGCTGAGCTTCTATTGTAGCGTTGTCGATGATGCTTCCTAGTCTCCGCATGAAGGTTTTGGGTAGAAGCGTCTCTAGGCTAAGCCACTCGCTGCCAAACTCCACATGGTTTACTGTTATGCTGAGGCTCGAATATTCCACCGTAATTGTTAGCTTAACTGTTGAGCCAGCGGTCACCCTGCCTAAATCAACCGGATATGCTTTAAAGTGGAATTGCGGCTGCGGGCTTGGTGTTGCAGGCTTCTCCCATATGATGCTGACCTGCACGCTGCTCCGGTGAACAACCTTAATCTCCAGTATTCCAGTTTCATGATTGAATGTCCAGGCATCACCCTCCAATAGTAGGCTTCCATTAGCCCTCACTTCTCTAGGCTTACCGAGCATCCCGGTGTAAACCTTAATGGAGGTGTGGAAGCCAGGCGCATTATTAACTGTTATTTCAAGCTGCCAGCTGTCGCCCTCAACCCACCGTAGAGACTGGATGGGCGAATTGGAATATTGGATATACGCTCCCCTCGCGGCGCGCTGCATAAGCGCCTTCCAAACGCCGAAGGCTGCGGCGCTCATAGGCTGGGTTTCAGTATTAGATTCTGGAGGCGGGTCTAGGCTTATTGAGAGGCCGCGCGGCGTCTCCCTAGTGAACCTCCATATCATGGATACGGCTGTCAGCATTAATGGATCATTGTATAGGGCTCCGCTTATCGCTAGGGCGTACATCATTTCGGTTGCCCTGAAGAGGTGAAGCGGGTTCCCAGCTGCTTCAACATATGGTTTCCCATCGTAGTCTAGGAGGTAGACTTTCAGATTGCTCCATTCATTCGAGTATTTAATGGAGTTTTTAATTAGATTCGCCCTCTCCCTGTAGATGCTCTCGCCCGTAGCTTTATGCATGGCTGTGAGGAGGGCATAGGCCCAGCCGTGCTCCTCCAAAGCCTGCTTATAATTCTTGTTGACTAGGCTGCCGTATGCTGGGCT includes:
- a CDS encoding uroporphyrinogen decarboxylase family protein translates to MATDKTPYERILAVFEGKGSEKVPWNIRHEFWYYYNRAKNTLPIEYMSMSLLDVCLEWNASWRCYSGYFTESFVKVSYADDVEVNRFTKDNVVVTELKTPKGILRQMQIMDDLKLTSRIVEYPIKNLEDLKIMEYVLERVKVEFDREIYGRMERNLKGQGMVSYFFPRSPYQRLILEYMGLERTMSFLLRYKREIEEFMRTIKSSNDIFYEVMADTPIKIFNLGENIDVRMTPPKIFERYCLPYYRERADYLHKKGKYVHIHVDGYAKPLLQLLRESSLDGVEALTVKPVGDMTLKDIEDFLGDEMVILDGIPYIYFIEEAVSEDKFKEFVKEIIIRFRDRLILGISDELPPPASIQRVKIVPKIIDEVSRR
- a CDS encoding uroporphyrinogen decarboxylase family protein, whose amino-acid sequence is MDKIERVYRALDIEEPDKVPKGELQIHDELVSALLGETITDWFKAHVKVRKLLNMDLVNIGLDGGPKTEVVGRTREGYPIYRDYFGNEWVESGKTKAYLKYALSEPEDFRDFRMPPISLYNAGSVEKWSRETDLCVFAQVGGAFDSVYPLMGLTGYIKALYQYPHLLKKVIEEVHRFELESIKLFAEAGAHVILVGDDLAYDKGPFISIKHLEEFVFPYIAQEVDLIHSLGLPAVFHCDGNVTPLIGYVIKSGFDGIQSLQPNAGVDIISIKREWGDKICLMGNLDLDYLLPLGTPKEVEDEVKRLIRNVAPGGGYILSTTNVLTRYVPPENALVMYKAAEKYGKYPIRA